Proteins encoded by one window of Arachis hypogaea cultivar Tifrunner chromosome 1, arahy.Tifrunner.gnm2.J5K5, whole genome shotgun sequence:
- the LOC112805317 gene encoding uncharacterized protein, whose translation MVAVLPLETAMNARDATLFATATLFGAVTSALALRFFYRSRNHPQTQNGTISNHRHSRGDPYDPSKRKQYLSWDDYFMAIAFLSAERSKDPNRQVGACLVSQDDIILGIGYNGFPRGCSDDKLPWAKKSRSGNPLETKYPYVCHAEVNAILNTNHASAAGQRLYVTMFPCNECAKIIIQSGVSEVVYFVEKLESSDIAYTASHKLLSLAGVKVRKHQPLMNEIHLKFEER comes from the exons atGGTGGCCGTTCTACCGTTGGAAACTGCCATGAACGCTCGCGACGCTACTCTTTTCGCCACCGCAACCCTCTTTGGCGCCGTTACCTCTGCACTTGCTCTCCGCTTCTTCTACCGCTCCCGAAACCATCCCCAAACCCAAAACGGAACCATTTCCAATCACCGCCATTCACGTGGTGACCCTTACGATCCTTCCAAGCGCAAACA ATACTTGTCGTGGGATGATTATTTCATGGCGATTGCGTTTTTGTCTGCTGAAAGATCCAAGGACCCTAACAGGCAG GTAGGGGCATGCTTGGTGAGTCAGGATGACATAATTCTTG GCATTGGCTATAATGGATTCCCAAGAGGTTGTTCCGATGACAAGCTACCATGGGCAAAG AAATCCAGGAGTGGGAATCCTTTAGAGACAAAATACCC ATATGTTTGTCATGCGGAAGTAAATGCTATTCTTAACACAAATCACGCCTCTGCTGCTGGACAA CGGCTTTATGTGACCATGTTTCCCTGCAATGAATGTGCAAAGATCATAATCCAG TCAGGAGTTTCTGAAGTGGTTTATTTTGTGGAGAAGTTAGAAAGTTCTGATATTGCATATACTGCTTCTCACAAGCTACTGTCATTGGCTGGTGTTAAG GTCAGGAAGCATCAACCACTTATGAACGAAATTCATCTTAAGTTTGAGGAACGCTAG